The Montipora foliosa isolate CH-2021 chromosome 1, ASM3666993v2, whole genome shotgun sequence genome has a window encoding:
- the LOC137999685 gene encoding dipeptidase 1-like: MNRKSAIIIGAVVVVVLVIVIAVPCALLLGKTDDQPKEMTYIQRAQKILHETPLVDGHNDVPYQIRIKYQNRFENMTFDTSEPEWHTDIPRLRQGKVGSQFWAAYGPCSSRLKNAVRIGLEQVAVIKRLVEKYPEDLVFVTSAQGIKDAKKNGKIGSLIGLEGGHMIDSSLGMLRMFYKLGVRYMTLTHSCNTAWADGWKDSSGSVHNGLTEFGKLVVLEMNRLGMFVDLSHVSFKTMHDALDTVKAPVIFSHSSAYDVHCPHGRNVPDDVLRRMPTNGGVVMVNFYSDYIKCDSNKSVAATLEHVADHIDHIKKVAGIDHVGLGSDYDGVPRLPKGLEDVTKFPDLIAELLRRGYSDEDARKVVGENLIRAFEKAEEVAGNFQRQHPPYDQYRFFANLTCRPNYGGGLDSFVPYYNRTIVVSPFKI, from the exons ATGAATCGCAAATCAGCCATAATAATCGGTGCCGTGGTTGTCGTCGTGCTAGTGATTGTAATCGCTGTACCCTGCGCCTTGTTGTTAGGAAAAACAGATGACCAGCCCAAGGAGATGACCTACATACAACGCGCGCAAAAAATATTGCACGAAACACCACTTGTCGATGG GCATAATGATGTCCCTTATCAGATCCGCATAAAGTACCAGAACAGGTTTGAAAATATGACATTCGACACTAGTGAACCAGAATGGCATACAGATATACCACGGCTGAGACAGGGAAAAGTTGGCAGCCAG TTTTGGGCGGCATATGGGCCATGCAGTTCACGTCTGAAAAATGCGGTGAGAATAGGCCTTGAACAAGTTGCCGTCATCAAACGCCTCGTAGAAAAATACCCAGAAGATCTTGTGTTTGTAACATCGGCACAGGGAATAAAAGATGCAAAAAAGAATGGAAAGATTGGCTCATTGATTGGACTGGAAGGAGGTCACATGATTGATTCAAGCCTTGGAATGCTAAGAATGTTTTATAAGCTGGGAGTGAGATACATGACATTAACACATTCCTGTAACACCGCATG GGCCGATGGATGGAAAGATTCTAGTGGATCAGTTCACAATGGCCTCACCGAATTTGGAAAA CTTGTTGTGCTCGAAATGAACCGCCTTGGAATGTTTGTTGATCTGTCACACGTGTCTTTCAAAACAATGCATGATGCTCTTGATACTGTTAAAGCCCCAG tTATCTTCAGTCACTCATCAGCATATGATGTGCACTGTCCCCATGGACGGAATGTTCCTGATGATGTTTTGAGACGGATG CCTACAAATGGAGGCGTTGTCATGGTAAATTTCTACAGTGATTACATTAAGTGCGACTCCAACAAATCTGTGGCAGCAACCTTGGAGCATGTGGCAG ATCATATCGACCACATCAAGAAAGTGGCAGGAATAGATCATGTGGGACTCGGTAGTGATTATGATGGTGTCCCAAG gtTACCAAAAGGTCTAGAGGATGTGACAAAGTTTCCTGACCTTATAGCTGAGCTGCTTAGGAGGGGATACTCTGATGAAGATGCCCGAAAGGTTGTTGGTGAAAATCTTATTCGAgcttttgaaaaagctgaagaG GTTGCCGGGAATTTCCAGAGGCAACATCCACCATATGATCAATATCGCTTCTTCGCTAATCTCACTTGCCGTCCAAACTATGGCGGAGGTTTGGACAGTTTTGTACCTTACTACAACAGAACCATTGTTGTGTCGCCGTTCAAGATATAG